The Apium graveolens cultivar Ventura chromosome 3, ASM990537v1, whole genome shotgun sequence sequence AGAAACACGTAATTCTATATCTAATCAAGTTGTTAGAGAGAAAAAGGAAGTAGTTATTAGCTCTGAGGTTAATCAAGCTCTGGGCATACTGGAGAAGGCCATTTCTATGTTTCGTGAATTTGGACCTAGTCCTGAAAGTAGGTTCTGGACTGCAAATCTTGGTGAAAAGTTACTAAATTTAGAAAATAATGGGAGAGAACTAAAGCTTGCAGAAGATAACCAAGGTCATTTAGATGGTGGAGATTGTGAGGAGACGATCTCACATGAAGCAAACAGTTTGTGCAGTAATAGCTCCAGGTATcatcttcattaaatgtaattTAACCAGAAAAAAATGTTTTGCCATGTGCTGCATGATACATCTCGGAAGAGAAAATTAGTTTTAATTAGAAGAAGATTGTTATAAATATTCCTTGTTTTGTTCTTGTTTTACATGTATAGGATGCTTTTACTTCACGTTATGGATTATATATAACCCTTAGTCTTAAGCACAGATCTTCCTAGTCGTAAGCACAGATCTTGAACAAAGAAGAAACTATTGCCTCTGCATGAATGATATATGATACTGTTTTCTTTATTGAAAGTGAAGGATAAGAGAAACTTTCTTTATTGAAAACAAATAAAAGAAACTTGAAAATAAGGAAAAGTTaaaaaatgaatattcattttagTGTACACGTTTAAAAGTTTGCATTTGAAATTTGTAAAGCTATCAACTTTTGTAGTTCAAAATTGatatatttaaaaatttgtaGCCACGACCTTTTCCTTTCCATTAATTTCTGTATATTTTATTCTAATTCGGTTAGAATCATGATACTGGGTTCAAGCTGAACTAATAATCCATTGCATTTTGTCAGCTAAAACTTGTGCAGTTGTATTCAAAGATGAGTCTAATACTTTCAATTTCTTTTCAGGCTTAGAACTTCAGCTTCAGCAAACATAGCAAATCGAGATACATCACCAGTATCACTGAAAGAAGATATTCGAAATCCAACTGAGGCTCCCCAAACAACTGTTTCATGTTCTCCAGGGGATCAAACGATAGAGGCAGCAGCTTTAGAGAAAATAAGTGACGGAGAAAAGACAATTCATGCTAAAACAAATGGCATTAATCAAAATAAGTTAAGGAATAAGTCTAAGAAAAGAAGGCAATGCTGCTGGTACCTTTTGTCTGGTTAGCAAATGGTTTGAGATGGTAGATTTAAATTAAACAGATAGAGTTTCCGCATGAACGCTAAATATTGTAAGATACATACACATGTATCTTGGACAATACCGGCATATATAAACGTCCACAACATACATGTTATACTTTGTGTAAATGAGATATGGTATTGGAGCCCAGAAATGATAGCTTCTGTGGAGTTTCGTCTCACTACAGTACAGTGACTAATAATGTTGTAAAACACCCTCAACTGTAGTTATATATAATTTCACCTTTGTTTCATATTTCTATATTATCATGTTTTATATTTCTATAGTATCGGATGAATGCTGTATAACTAGTATGAGCTGCTTAAGAAGATAGATATTGGGTGCAACACTAACAAGGTTTGTATTACTAACAAGGTTTGTATTTATAAAAGCAAAACGAGATTCTTAAAGAGTGTCTTTATATATAAGAGACTTCGAACTCGTACCCTTTGTCATGAGTGGAAGAGGAAGAAGATACAGATACATGTACATTGCCCATTACAATATCACTGAATCCTCGCAATGCTGACACACTAAACACTGGGCTCTCCCTTCAAGGATCTACAGATGTATTCTaaacaaaaatttatatatataacaaataaGTCTTCATATATACTACTATTTGAAAGCATTGTCTTCTGAATTCCTAAATGTAGCTGCTGACTTACATTTGTGATGGTGCTGATGAAGTACAAGCACAGCTGCACCGGGAAGGCTTGACTTCAGAAATATCGGCTAGAACATGAGAACCAGAGGCTGACTGAGCAATTAACGAGGTAATCGTTGTAGGCCTCTCCTCAGCCATAATTGATATGCTGTCATGTAAAAGGAGTCGTAACTTCTTGGGGGTTCATGCCATCTGAAGTGTCTCCTAACTAACTTCAGATTCTGGTACATACTTCTGTAAGTTTCATCTGGTACTGACAACAATATCGTTTTTAAGGATGCAATGTCTACTTCATTGATGATGATTGAGAACTTACTCCAATCCAAAACATTAGCAAATGGTAGGTCGTAATAATTGGAAAACAGAACAGGAATGCACCCATAGTGTATAGCGTCACTGATTCTTGCAGTGTTTACTTCGTATCCTTTCAGGTGGAGGCAGTATTTGCTCCGCTTAAATCCTTCTTCAAAAGGAAAAGGTGCATTTCCGGAATATATATCCATGGAAGTATCATTGCTCCACAGAGCTACCAGTTTATGTCGAACACGCGAGTTTTGTATTCTCCCAGCAAAGAAAGCAAGTTTAGGCCTGCATTCAACAATCAATTGAGGTAACTACACGAGATTATAACGTACTTGAGTACTTCAACTTAAACAGTATCTCTCAGTAATTATAACTAAAAAAAACTTGTAAGTTAGAGATGTAAGTTGCCTAAACAGACACAGTCACACATGTAATGAAATTTAAACAGGACCAAAAGGTCCAAAACAAATAGAGAAACAAACACAAATACCTGGCATTTATAGATTTATGATCTGCTAATCGCCGAGGCCAAACCTGAGGCAATCCAATATCTTTATGTGCAACAAAAAATCTCTGAAAGTAAGTAGAAGAACAAGTCACCTGAATGGCATTGTTACTTAAACCCCTATGCTTAGACGCCGCCTCTCGCCCCACAGAATGACAGTAGGCATAAAAATGATCAGCCCCGCCAGAAGCATTCCAGTACTCAAACCCGCAACTAATTCTCTTGACATACTCCGCCACAAAATTCTCAATGGCCTCTTCAGAATGCAACCGAGGGTCATTCCGCATAGCATTAATCGAAAAAGGCATGAAGAAAAAATGTGCTAACTCAGGACTTGTGGTGATCAAAGAACTCTGCAAAAGAACTGCCTTGAAAGCGTGCTCACTATAATAATTCCCAATTTTAGAACTTGAAATTaaattaaagagagttgaatttGGGAATGGCACAAAGATTTTAGCAAATGGGGAACAAGTGTTGTAGGCTTCTGGATATACAAATATCTTTAAATTTTGTTGCATTTCTTGATAATCTGCAGCAAAAAGGTCCCAATCATGATAAGGACTGTTTAAGTTCTTGATATTTGATGGTGAAGTAGATGAATTTAAAGATTGTAGTTTCGGGGTTTTGTTTATGAGTATGGGATTTGAAACTCGAACTCGAACTCGAACTCGAACTTCAACCAGTTGCGTTAGCACTACTTTGGTGAGTAACAATGTAAGTAGTAGAAGAAGTAATGCAAACAACTTGCATATGTTTGTTTTTCTGGGTTTTGATTTTAGTGtttgtgaaatgagaagtggTGTGGTGCCGGCGGTTGAGTTGTTTTTCCGGCGGCCGGATAAATAAGGAGGTGCAGAGGAGTGCATAATAATGAGTAGATTGAGTTGCGCTGGTGTCACGTTGATGCAttaaaacaaaaaaagaaaataataataattactaTAACGAGATAAGTTTGGATGAATTGATGGAGTCCCATAGTCCTAGTACAAGTGAAGGCGATTAGTACAAGGCTATAGTATAGAGGGAAAACTATCTATTCTAATTATTAATGAGCCGGGTTTTTTTTTGACGGGAAATGAATGAACAAATTAAAAAGTTGTTTTTGTATGTTGAAAGTTTTATAATGACGTCGTTTCTCCCGACTTTTGCTGGGGAGATTTATTTCTGTTATTTTATAAGATATTCTGTAATTTCTCTAAACTCACTTAATTCAAAAGTAATTCTTTTAATAATTGTTATATATTGTAATTTTTAAACAGAAATTCGATTGTTAATTTGAATAGATAATTCGATTGTTAACTTTTTTTTATATTCAAAATTTCCAGGGAGCTCTTGTATCTCGAGACATTCCTCGCATGTTTGAAATTATTTTTCGAGACGAGTAATATCGTAAGATCCcaacaaatttaaatatttttgtttgtTTTGTATTTCAAAGTGGCCGAAATCAATCTCATTTTCTTCACTCTAAAGGGACCGCTACGGGTACACTTGATCGGCACTTGAAAACTCAACACGGAATTTCAAAACAAAGTCACAAAAGTGGAGAGGCACGTGGAGAATCACCGCAACAAACACAAATTGGTGGTTTCGTGCAATGGTCTCCCGATGGAGGAATGTCTTTCCTTTATAGTGGAGATAGAATGATTGAATCTTTTGCTACTTATGTTACACAAGACGAGTTATCTTTCTCTCACGGTGAGAGTCCGAATTTAGAGCACATGATTAAAGAATCAATAAATCCGGCATTTAAAGAATTTCTAGGAATACGCTTAAACGTCACACATAAAAACAATATTATAGTCAACGAGCACAACTAAATGAATTTTTTCATGATTTTGATGGCATGGTTTCCTTAACTAGTGATTGTTTGAGTTCGAGTTGCAGTGAGCCCTTTATTTGTGTCACCGTTCATTGGATTGATTTCgattattttttacaaaaatgaATAATTGTCTTTGATGTTATGGACGAGTCACACACGGGTTATAACATAAAGACGAGAATTGTCAAAACTATAATGAATTTAATTTGCAACAGAAGGTATTTAATATTTCCTTAAATAATGTTTCGGCAAATGATAAAGCTATTTACTATATTACACAAGATATTATTACTACTTTAGACGGTGTTATCTTGCATATTAGATGTTGTGCACACATAATTAACTTATCGGCTCAAAAGGGTATTTCACAAATAACCGAATTTTTAGCACCTATTAGGAAAATAATTAAGTATTTACGTATAACACACACATTAAAGAGACaatataaaaaattatgtaaagaAAATGGATTGATACCAAAAAATGGGGTATTGATTGTCCCACGAAATGGAGTTCAACTTATAAATTACTATGTGAGGCAATTAAATATAAGATAGTTATCACCGAGTTATATAATTCCGATCGAAGAAATCAAGTGGAGGATAGACTTATTACCGAAAATGGATGGGACTTGGAAATTAGGGTACGTGATTTGCTTGATTGTTATGCACGTGGTACTAAGATATTTTCTTACGTTTAAAAATCAAATGTACATCTTATTATTATTGAGTGTGTTAATATTATTACTACTTTAAAAGCCTATGAAAAAAATCTTTGTTTTGGTGCAATTATTGTTGATATGAAAACTAAGTGGATATAATCTTTTACCGAATTTCCTTTTATTTATGGTGTTGCATGTCTTATTGATCCCGGTGTTAGAAAGGAAGGTTTAAAAAACATGTTAGAACATTATTACTCGGTGTTAGGAGTTTCATATGATCACGTGCTTTATGTGCAAAATTGTTTAGACTTATTACACCGTCTTATAAATCTATATACTCATAAAACTCAAAATATTATACCACCCGAGACTGGTATTTCTAGTAGGTTTAATCCCACAATGCTTGGTATCCTAACTTAAAAACACATGTGTAAAATTTCCACTACATCATCTACACCTACAACTTCATTTAGCATGACTAGAGAGTTTATTTCCATATAACTACGAGGTGGATGAGGATTTTTCAACACTAACATGGTGGAAGAATCATAAGAACCAATTTCCGGTATTAGCTAAAATTGCAAGGGACATTTTAGTATTTCATGCCTCTACAATTGCTTCTGAGCCCGCTTTTAGTGTCGGTAAAAGAGTGTTGGACGAGAAGAGATCAAGTCTTGCACCGGATGTGGTCAAGATATGTGTTTGCAAAAAGGATTGGGATCAAACGACAAAGAGACAACAATGGAGTAAAAAAGATTACTCGGACGGCGAAGAAGATACTTGGATGACGATGGACATTTCATTGAAATCGGGCACGTCAGAGAAAGATCCACAATAACAAGAAGAATTTCAATTATTTTTGCCATCTATTTTTAGAATTTTCTatgttttgtattttatttgaaatgtATACACGATTTATTCCGTTTTTTTAGAGAGGAGTCCTCTCAAATCAattgtaatatttttttataattaataaaaattatagatgTACCGTCctctttttcttattttaataCATATTAGTTTTTCAAATTCGGAAATATATTTCAACAAAAAAAATGAAGATcggaaaaaaagaaaaagtaaatATAAAACATACATGTGTACAATTTGCATAAACGTgtacaaaaaaaacaaaaaaaacaaaactaAAAAGTAAAAACATGTGtacaaaaataaaaacaaaaaaaacaaaagtAAAAGTAAAAAGTAAAAAAGAAAAAGTAATAACTCGGTTATTCGCGAGTTAACCGCCCGGAGTTCAATTTGCATACATGTggtacaaaataaaaaaaaaacaaaagttAAAAGTTTTATTCGTCTTTATTCATCTGTGAACAGCTTAATAGTTTTATTCGCCTGGATCACGGGTGTGaagactgagaattttgtgacgtaattaagtgaataaagtgtgatttacgtgttgtgattataaattatgtgattaagtgatgattaattgtctttattgtatattagtatctgaGAGCGTAgatagaagcgttccaatttaaagagtcagcttaggagtaaAGTTGTGTTGTTGgaccgtcaggtagaacggaacccgtcataaaaagggattaaagtatttaaaatatgaaatatgtgttattatgtgaaatgaaatgtttaagtaaGGTATTGCGTTCTAGTAACGTGTCAGTTAGTAAAGGTAtttgagaagcgtaattgaaatgCTAAGCGTCGagccgtcaggcagaacgtgacccagTACACGTAAAGAGTAATAAGAATAAAAAGGGAAAAAATTTATGATtggacatgagttgtgatgtgtgagtatatgtgcttgcttgtctgtatccatgattacgtgatctgttaatatttttatgaatttaagggaattatttgagcacatttttataaaattatctgagtaaggtaaaggcatggaatttgttttgttatcttcgaaatagttctagagactttctaaaaatgatagacggatttattttatgatcgttgcattttaaaatgatttttatgtgttaaaaggctattttcagcataaacttgtgaaaatcatataaaatcaaccgtacgctcaaaagtttattataaGTAATGGCtggaaagctaattttgagatctacgtcttaaaattgtcattcgcaataattttcaactttctgagagagatatatttaatattcaatTATTATTTTATGGGAGTAAAAAGAGAATGGAAATTAAGCAAAAAAGGGGGATTAGTAAGTTACTAAGATACCCCTGCCCTCTATTATATATAACTCATTTCTTTCCcccctttctttcttttctctcccGTGATACTcttctctccctctctttctttctcactctTTCTCGGTCACAcactatctctctctctctcggctttcctctctctctctctctctctctctctctctctctctctctctctctctctctctctctctctctctctctctctctctctctctctctctctctttctctctctctcggtatATCTCTCCTCCCCTTGCTAAATCTCACCAATCCTTCATAAATCCTCTtgataatcatatatatatataggaagaagagtgtgcatgtgtgtatatacACTTGCATGTAGGTGTATGTGTGTTGTGCGTGCTCGATGTGTGTGTTCACCGAGAACCTCTCGGTTCTTGTTGTTCTTGTTGTTTTTATCTTGTTTAAGCATGATTCCTTGCAAATGAATGATATctaagatgtgcatgttagttattttgaGGAATTGATGAAAAATCGGGGGTTTTGTGGTTggataccctcgaatgagggcaccatcgtgaagccaccgccaccggtgatgaattttggtgaaccggtggtgagtgatgatgttattATTGAGCTCTAATACACATAAAACTTAATTTTGGTACTTGCATGTGGTGATTGTCTAAAAACCGAATGGGTTTTTGATCTTTGAAGTTTTTAAGTTGATTTTTGTTGAATAAAGTGATTATGGATTGTTGTTTTAGAATAATAGTGAGAAATTAGATTGGTTAGTGGTTTAAAAGAAGTAATTTTGatgttgcatgttaaggtttggTTCGGTTTTGTATAAATAAAAGGGAATTGGATTTTGTGACTCGATTTTGTTATAAACTAAGTTTAATTAGTAAGAAatgagattgcatgttgatttGAAAAAGAAATTAGTGATGCATGTAAGTTTAATTGGAAAATTCGATTAGGGTTTGAGTCACTAAGTGATGTTTTGTTGAGAAATTTGAAATTATGATTTAAGATGAGTTAAAGAGAATAAGAGTTGGATTGATCCCAAGTTTTTATGCAATTTTGATATATGCATGTCATTGTTGATTCTTGGATTGTGATTTGTGGTTATAGCCGAATGAAAAATGGGTATAAAAGGGTTTGGtttgatgctaagtgaatgcaagtgtgatttttagaaattatatGATTTATATGTGAGTTTTAGTTTGAATTTTAATGTTAAAAGAAAGacaaatgatttttttaaaaggtTTTGATTGAGCTATATGTTTATGTGAGCTAAAGTggaaattgattgattttgtggttgATATTTtcaataaggccgaataggccatatgaaCCTAGAATCAAAACTTGATTTATGGTAATCAAAGAATGATGGAGTGTATATAGGTAAATATCTTTGGATTTGTTTGTTTGATTGTtgttgtggttcgaattaaggaataaaagaaaaggggaaTTCAGTTGTTTGAttttaaagaactataagtgatagttatggtcgtaaagatttagttgtgaatgaattgtgtactcgtatgagttataatagtttgatttgaagaatagttaaagttaagcgagtataagttgattattgattatataaagatataaaggctatgagaaatGAATGTGTTATGAGCTATGTGAATATGTGTATaaactatactcgtatagtttaagtcaagagtataatcgagttatcgtattaagtgaacgttccgggaacgtgagttgagaaactaattaaggttttagttttggattgtagattcggagcgtgagggcattcaggctaggatAGGGAAATGAATACTATgtggcagtagttcaactttcaggaaagcgaattcatgcaagtaactctaattacttgtgcAAACGGTTATAAaaaggatattgttcatgccatgtagagtattgaactgttaaagtaatgtACCCTTGTTATTGATTATTGAGATACCTTGTCATTGATAGTTTATTCATCCAGCCCATTGGTAACCTTTTTCTTGTTTTGAACACTTGATATACCATGAACGgttgtaaaccctataagtacctttacgaaccccttccttgtaatgatgcttcattccttgtttatCATGTcctctattgatccttgaaacggttttgatttccctaacttgagaaccatgttatcattgatcaagatccctagaattgaactttgcttatccctgattcatttccttaactttgaattcttgaaattgaacttaagaatgagtttcgacttgaaagagtccgaatgatttcatattcttggtaatgataaaatgaaatttagtaaacctactttttccaactcaaggttttccaaacgaattcctgatggattggattgggacataagaggctagtgggaccaacccagtcatagtaagaggctagcggggctagtccagtttaaggctgaaattatgttaatggtaccttaaagaccggatggaggtcagtacgggctgatcacccgtattattattatgaaatgaaagataaagtggttcaatcaagggttccataattattttaaaaggaattgaaatttcctactcagtaattgattctttatGAAAAAagtttatattgctttgaaaagagctgattgtgatattgtgaagtttatagcttgtgaaccctgatttttattcTATTGATCATATATttgattccttataatgaaaagattgtcgttttccatttgaaagatcattcgtgatcctgttaatgatttgtgataaatgtcggctttcaccctatcttgagccttgttccttgaaagcccaaagttTTCTTCCTaaaaccctttcatagcccaaaagatagaaatctgccacctagaaatgataaagtagaatgccccgagatcagtaaagtatattatggattttatattgtagaattgctttatagttacttgctgagttttatactcatatgttttgtttaatATAACCATGGCAGCcaagcaagaagatggccaggcttaggcgcactgctcgtaagagcgtacctggtggtccctatcgtgttgagggcttccggtttccagagcaggtagtacagttttgagtgagcaagcgcttagccagagtgttgtaaagatataatgggttatctgtcggttccaagccgggatcgactatgtatatttggtttcattttgggttgtaagttatattctatgattggtagttgtaatattgtctcatactttatcctgtttgatcctgttagtagctaattggggtttatgcttatttaattagttgattaaaggtgtgtgggtcgTCATTTCCTAActccgagattgagggcgtcacaacgGGCCATTCCTGGGTTATTGATTTCTCCGATCGGTACGACACGACACGGGTTGTGACGattgagaattttgtgacgtaattaagcgaataaagtgtgatttatgtgCCGTGATtgtaaattatgtgattaagtgacGATTGATTTTCTTTATTGTAcattagtatctgggagcgtaaATAGAAACGTTCCAgtttaaagagtcagcttaggagttaagatGTGTTGTCGGACCGttaggtagaacggaacccgtcctaaaaagggattaaagtatttaaaatgtgaattatgtattattatgtgaaatgaatgtttaagtaaagtattgtgttctagtgacgtgtcgATTGGTAAAGgtaattgtgaagcgtaattaAAATGCTGAGCGTCGGGTCGTCAGGCcgaacgtgacccggtacgcgtaaagaggaataataataataaaaagggaaaaaaTTTATGATCatacatgagttgtgatgtgtgagtatatgtgcttgcttgtctgtatccatgattacgtgatctgttaatatttttatggatttaagggaattatttgattttaaataaggtttatttaacctttgcacatttttataaaattatctgagtaaggtaaaggcatggaatttgttttgttatcttcgaaatagtcctagagactttctaaaaatgatagacggatttattttaTGACCGTTGcgttttaaaatgatttttatgtgttAAAATACTATTTTTAGCCTGAACTTGTAAAAgtcatataaaatcaaccgtacgctcaaaagtttattatgagtaatggttggaaatcTAATTTCaagatctacgtcttaaaattatcattcacaataattttcaactttacgagagagatatatttaatattcaatTTCTATTTTATTGGAGTAAAAAGAGAGTGTAAAtcaaacaaaagaaaaggatTAGTGAATTACCAAACTACCCTTACCCCCAATACAAATACAAGCTCATCCCcccttctttcttttctttcccgtGAGCACCCCTCTCTCCCTCTTTTtctttctccctctctctctcgatcactcttctctctctctcggccCTCTCTCCATCTCgcttctctctcttgcatgcaacaacAAATACTCATCTAAATTCAAAGATTTTACCATCCTTAGTCTTCATTTTCGATATACTACTCAAACACCCTTTGTATGTAAGTGTTTATGTAGTTTCATTGTTCCATCTccatggttgtgttcaaggaaatgcgatttcttgatatatgatcataagagaaGATTAAAgtgattttgtggtttaaaacttAAAAGGAGACCCAttatgggcactcttaagttcgaccaccaccggctatgATCCAATGAGCGCCGGTGGGATTTTAAGAAAATGATGTGCTAGTTAAAATAATGTGATTTTTGAGCTTTATGTACTTTAAAACTTGTATGTAGCCTTTGCATGTCTTGGTTTCTTGAAAAGTTCAAATAGGGTTTTGTATTTCTTTTGAAATTTAAGTGTATTGACTGATAAAAGGATTTTTATGATTGTTTTAAAAGTATTTGGACTTGTGTAGTTGATTGGATGCTTGAGAAATCAAAATTTGAGGGTTGCATGTTGAGGTTTTGGTTCGGCttttgtactaataaaaagggaattggattttgtgacttgatcttggtgtaaactaagtttaattagtaagaaatgagattgcatgttggtttaaaagaataattagtgatgcatgtcattgtttgattCTTGAGTTGTGATTTATGGTCATAGCCGAAAAAAAAAGGGTCTAAAAGAGATTGGTTTGAtgttaagtgaatgcatgcatgtttaattggaaaatttgattagggtttgagtcactaagtgatgttttgatgtgtaattcaaaaattatgaataaaatgAGTGTTTGATTTAATTAAGAGATGAACTTGAATTGCATGTAAGCATATATGTATGATTTGGTTTGAATTTTGTTAATAAAGAAAAGGGTGTTAGTTTAAATGTTGGATTATGCTAGAACTAAGGTTGCATggtgtaatttttgagaaatttgattgtatatatatggttatggtttgaattttgatgattaaaagaagggaaaatgattctttaaaggttttt is a genomic window containing:
- the LOC141711907 gene encoding putative glycosyltransferase At5g03795, which translates into the protein MHSSAPPYLSGRRKNNSTAGTTPLLISQTLKSKPRKTNICKLFALLLLLLTLLLTKVVLTQLVEVRVRVRVRVSNPILINKTPKLQSLNSSTSPSNIKNLNSPYHDWDLFAADYQEMQQNLKIFVYPEAYNTCSPFAKIFVPFPNSTLFNLISSSKIGNYYSEHAFKAVLLQSSLITTSPELAHFFFMPFSINAMRNDPRLHSEEAIENFVAEYVKRISCGFEYWNASGGADHFYAYCHSVGREAASKHRGLSNNAIQVTCSSTYFQRFFVAHKDIGLPQVWPRRLADHKSINARPKLAFFAGRIQNSRVRHKLVALWSNDTSMDIYSGNAPFPFEEGFKRSKYCLHLKGYEVNTARISDAIHYGCIPVLFSNYYDLPFANVLDWSKFSIIINEVDIASLKTILLSVPDETYRSMYQNLKLVRRHFRWHEPPRSYDSFYMTAYQLWLRRGLQRLPR